Proteins encoded within one genomic window of Flavobacterium gilvum:
- a CDS encoding alpha-L-fucosidase, whose translation MKKIALSLLLCSMLSTGIQAQTYTPTEGNLKNRTEFQNDKFGMFIHFGPYSVLGNGEWIMTNQNIKVTEYGRLINVFNPQDFDAKKWVGIAKSAGMKYITFTTRHHDGFSNFDTKLSDWKITNTHFKRDLLKELADECHKQGIKLFCYYSLLDWTRTDYQYETGKTGKGTGRTQKSDWESYIRFMKGQLTELLTNYGEIGGIWFDGHWDQLDNDTDKKLQSKVNWHYDEIYKLIHSLQPNCLISNNHHLTPLPGEDFQAFEKDLPGGNTSGFGGQSVSQLPLETCETMNNSWGFNINDRKYKSTKDLLHYLINAASLNANFLLNVGPMADGTIQPEFVQTLKEMGTWMDKNGSSIYGTRGGVMKTQDWGVFTAKDKTWFAHIINTPKQPGYIFIPEMKQKIKKCYLMENKKELKFKQLPEGTFVYLDGVQIDPIDTIIQMEIQ comes from the coding sequence ATGAAAAAAATTGCACTTAGTCTACTATTATGTTCCATGCTTTCGACAGGCATACAGGCACAAACATATACGCCAACTGAGGGAAACCTGAAAAACAGAACAGAATTCCAGAATGATAAATTTGGTATGTTTATTCACTTTGGCCCATATAGTGTTTTGGGTAACGGCGAATGGATTATGACCAATCAAAACATCAAAGTAACCGAGTACGGGAGATTGATAAATGTGTTCAACCCACAGGATTTTGATGCCAAAAAATGGGTTGGAATCGCCAAATCTGCAGGAATGAAATACATCACTTTCACAACACGCCACCACGATGGATTTAGCAATTTTGACACCAAATTATCTGATTGGAAAATTACAAACACCCATTTTAAAAGAGATTTATTAAAAGAATTGGCTGACGAATGTCATAAACAAGGCATCAAATTATTCTGCTATTATTCACTTTTGGACTGGACAAGAACCGATTATCAATACGAAACCGGTAAAACAGGAAAAGGAACAGGCAGAACTCAAAAAAGCGATTGGGAAAGCTACATCCGTTTTATGAAAGGTCAGTTGACCGAATTGTTAACCAATTATGGAGAAATTGGCGGAATCTGGTTTGATGGACATTGGGATCAATTGGACAATGACACCGACAAAAAATTACAGTCAAAAGTAAACTGGCATTATGATGAAATCTACAAATTGATTCACTCACTTCAACCCAATTGTTTAATTTCAAACAATCACCACCTTACACCACTTCCAGGAGAAGATTTTCAAGCATTTGAAAAGGATTTACCAGGCGGAAACACATCTGGTTTTGGTGGACAATCCGTTTCTCAACTGCCTTTGGAAACCTGCGAAACAATGAACAATTCATGGGGTTTCAACATCAATGACAGAAAATACAAATCGACCAAAGATTTATTACATTATTTAATCAATGCGGCGAGTTTGAATGCCAATTTCCTTTTGAATGTTGGCCCAATGGCTGACGGAACAATTCAACCAGAGTTTGTACAAACTTTGAAAGAAATGGGAACTTGGATGGATAAAAACGGAAGTAGTATTTACGGAACCAGAGGTGGCGTAATGAAAACCCAAGATTGGGGAGTATTTACTGCCAAAGACAAAACTTGGTTTGCACATATTATCAACACTCCAAAACAGCCAGGTTATATTTTTATTCCTGAAATGAAACAAAAAATCAAAAAATGTTATTTGATGGAAAATAAAAAGGAACTGAAATTCAAACAACTGCCAGAAGGAACTTTTGTGTATTTGGATGGCGTACAAATAGATCCTATCGATACGATAATTCAAATGGAAATACAATAA
- a CDS encoding SusC/RagA family TonB-linked outer membrane protein: MRKLMNEFLLVFLIVLCFHGANAQNKTISGVVSDEKGRPVLGATVKVKGGTSGSITDENGMFRLSVKPGDTVVFTSVGYKSTEAAAADNLQVQMQTLTQELTEVVVTSLGVKKQKRSLGYAVGGLKNEDINKDKVVNLGSALSGRVAGVNVTTPATGVGGSTRVVIRGNTSASGNNQPLYVIDGIPVDNSGFKSPGSSTDMGDGMSSLNPDDIATMSVMKGSSASALYGYRGSNGVILITTKKGTASKGLGVEFSSGVSLDMVQNDLEWQYQYGQGSRGQKFTDLATLRGDYVLAWGPKFDGLPTLSIDGEMHDYVARPNQIQKFYQTGFTNSNTIAFSGGSEKANFRFSIGNVYNDGITPENTYKRNNYALSLSAKPNDKISIEASGQYIREDGNNRPLIGGGFGNVNKAMNFLSNSIDILWMSDPVVDENGNEYPYTQGWGGINNPYFVTQYFKNFDSKNRFILSAATTYNISEDFYAKVKIGEDYTGFDATRIEPTGAVDGPNGRFDNLINTRSEYNLEGILGYKKTFGDFDVNAFVGANRQHNYYKETSSGGSNFIIPYQYFYANTKDNQKTTIFESNTEVNSVYFSGDVGYKNFLFLSLTGRNDWFSTLSTSNNHIFYPSVSSSFVVSEVVKLPEFWSYSKLRAAIGNVGGAAPEPYALSLTYRPIGDGFNGLPITEVEQGTIPNPALKPYNVQTIEFGTENTFFNNRLNLDFTWYSKTTTNDIANASLSTTSGYANTKINVGEISNKGIELQIGGIPIKKENFKWDVNYNLSYNISKVVKVSDELNSQILTNLGGVGGIYLEEGQPFGIIKAYEPLKDAKGNLVLTNDGYMQKGELVHAGDGVAPYRMGLTNDFTYKNWRLSTLIDAQLGGDIFSDTNFLSVRYGLQAMTLQGREGGINVSGVDNAGNPINKNISAFDYWRSSFKDANSNVFVYSSDFVKLRSVSLEYKFDKEKLSKFGIEGLSLALVAHNLWVIYKDTPNIDPESNSNSGNAQGYEQSTLPRTKSVGINLNIKF, from the coding sequence ATGAGAAAACTTATGAATGAATTCCTGTTAGTTTTTCTAATAGTATTGTGCTTTCATGGTGCGAATGCACAAAATAAGACAATTTCCGGAGTGGTTTCGGATGAGAAAGGACGGCCTGTTTTGGGGGCAACCGTAAAAGTAAAGGGAGGGACATCGGGTTCAATTACAGATGAGAACGGAATGTTTAGATTATCTGTCAAACCTGGTGATACTGTTGTCTTCACTTCAGTAGGTTATAAATCGACAGAAGCAGCTGCAGCGGATAATTTACAAGTTCAAATGCAGACTTTAACTCAGGAATTGACAGAAGTGGTAGTAACATCTTTAGGCGTTAAAAAACAAAAAAGAAGTTTAGGTTACGCCGTTGGAGGTTTGAAAAATGAAGATATTAATAAGGATAAAGTGGTCAATCTAGGGAGTGCTCTTTCTGGCCGCGTTGCCGGTGTGAACGTTACTACTCCAGCAACAGGTGTTGGGGGATCTACCAGAGTGGTAATTAGAGGAAACACTTCGGCTTCTGGAAATAACCAACCTTTGTACGTAATCGACGGTATCCCCGTTGATAATAGCGGATTCAAAAGTCCAGGTAGTTCTACAGATATGGGTGATGGGATGAGTTCTTTGAATCCTGACGATATAGCCACTATGTCTGTGATGAAAGGTAGTTCTGCATCGGCATTATATGGATACAGAGGATCTAATGGGGTAATTTTGATTACAACCAAAAAAGGTACTGCTTCAAAAGGGCTTGGTGTTGAATTTAGTTCTGGTGTTTCTTTAGATATGGTTCAGAATGATTTAGAATGGCAATATCAATACGGGCAAGGTTCCAGAGGTCAAAAGTTTACTGATCTTGCAACATTGCGTGGTGATTATGTTTTGGCTTGGGGACCAAAATTTGATGGGCTTCCAACGCTTTCTATAGACGGTGAAATGCACGATTACGTAGCAAGACCAAATCAAATTCAAAAATTTTATCAAACTGGATTTACAAATTCGAACACAATTGCATTCAGTGGCGGAAGTGAGAAAGCTAATTTCCGTTTCTCAATCGGTAATGTTTATAATGATGGTATTACCCCTGAAAATACTTATAAGAGAAACAACTATGCATTGTCGCTGAGCGCAAAACCAAACGATAAAATTTCTATTGAGGCAAGTGGACAATACATTAGAGAAGATGGTAATAACAGACCACTTATTGGGGGAGGTTTTGGAAATGTCAATAAGGCTATGAACTTCTTATCAAATAGTATTGATATTTTATGGATGTCTGATCCTGTCGTTGATGAAAATGGAAATGAATATCCTTATACTCAAGGTTGGGGAGGCATTAACAATCCTTATTTTGTCACACAGTATTTTAAAAACTTTGATTCTAAAAATAGATTCATTTTGTCGGCTGCAACAACTTATAATATATCAGAAGATTTTTATGCTAAAGTAAAAATTGGTGAAGATTATACAGGATTTGATGCCACACGAATTGAACCAACTGGAGCAGTTGATGGCCCTAACGGAAGATTCGATAACCTTATTAATACAAGATCTGAATATAACTTGGAAGGTATTTTAGGATATAAAAAGACTTTTGGGGATTTTGACGTTAATGCATTTGTCGGAGCCAACCGTCAACACAATTACTATAAAGAAACAAGTTCTGGTGGATCTAATTTTATAATTCCTTACCAATATTTTTATGCTAATACTAAAGATAACCAGAAAACGACAATTTTTGAATCGAATACTGAAGTTAATTCTGTTTATTTTTCTGGTGACGTGGGATATAAAAACTTTCTTTTCTTATCGCTTACAGGGCGTAATGATTGGTTTTCTACTTTGAGTACTTCAAATAACCATATTTTTTACCCTTCCGTTAGTTCCAGTTTTGTAGTGTCTGAAGTAGTAAAGTTACCTGAATTTTGGAGCTATAGCAAATTAAGAGCTGCGATTGGTAATGTTGGTGGAGCTGCACCAGAACCATATGCATTGAGTTTAACGTATCGACCTATAGGGGATGGTTTTAATGGTTTGCCTATTACAGAGGTTGAGCAAGGTACAATTCCAAATCCGGCCTTAAAACCGTATAATGTGCAAACGATTGAGTTTGGTACCGAAAATACTTTCTTTAACAATAGATTAAATTTGGACTTTACTTGGTATAGTAAAACTACCACAAATGATATTGCCAATGCGAGTTTATCAACTACGTCTGGTTATGCAAACACTAAAATTAATGTTGGAGAAATTAGTAATAAAGGTATTGAATTACAAATAGGGGGTATTCCAATTAAAAAAGAAAATTTCAAATGGGATGTAAATTACAATTTGTCTTATAATATAAGTAAGGTAGTTAAAGTTTCTGATGAACTAAATTCTCAAATTTTGACAAATTTGGGAGGAGTAGGAGGTATTTATCTTGAAGAAGGTCAGCCTTTTGGAATTATTAAAGCTTACGAACCTTTAAAAGATGCAAAAGGAAACTTAGTATTGACTAATGATGGATATATGCAGAAAGGGGAATTAGTTCACGCAGGAGATGGAGTTGCACCATACAGAATGGGATTAACTAATGATTTTACATATAAAAATTGGAGACTTTCAACTCTAATTGATGCTCAGCTAGGAGGAGATATTTTTTCGGATACAAACTTTTTATCTGTGCGATATGGATTGCAAGCAATGACTTTGCAAGGAAGAGAAGGAGGTATCAATGTTAGTGGTGTTGATAATGCTGGGAATCCAATAAATAAAAACATTAGTGCATTTGATTATTGGAGATCTTCTTTCAAAGATGCAAATTCAAATGTATTTGTTTATTCTTCCGATTTTGTAAAATTGAGATCTGTTTCTTTAGAATATAAATTTGATAAAGAAAAATTAAGCAAATTTGGTATAGAAGGGCTGTCATTGGCACTTGTAGCACATAATTTATGGGTGATTTACAAAGACACACCCAATATTGATCCTGAATCAAACTCAAATAGTGGTAATGCTCAGGGATATGAGCAATCTACTTTGCCGAGAACGAAGAGCGTTGGGATAAATCTTAATATTAAGTTTTAA
- a CDS encoding SusD/RagB family nutrient-binding outer membrane lipoprotein, giving the protein MKNKFKKYIGIGIGCVFSLTSCDRGFEEMNQNPNAYTQADINSMFTNNEVLMRGFQYSHYQADIQFVSLAMQHLASLRTNQFHGDKYLYEDNTSGGFFQEYENGIKEITHLLSVIPNTPENVNKISAARVIKVYMFHQITDLYGDIPYSQAGKGYLDGIWSPKYDRQQDIYMDMLKELDESALAFNESKPFYGNADVLYGGNVTNWRKFTYSLMLRLGMRISKADAVNAEKYVKKAIAGGVFASNSDNMVCLHKSGSQFTVNPVIYNFLTDGTVDDPQKGEKISKTFIDLLKSTQDPRMRVLSNIVISNNNYDVDPTHQKGMPNGYTDETIKTYPNFTGKQDYSFPNRLTIAREDAPDIRISYAETQLLKAEAAVRGWDSGNAKTYYDSGVTAAMQMLAVYGTGNGKVPIITNAEISTYLLANPFSIGTTAQKIQQIITQKWIAFFLFNGLEAYADYRRTGYPNLVPVNYPGNVSNGQIPRRLIYKDSERTLNTANYNAAVAQQGPDLFVTRIWWDK; this is encoded by the coding sequence ATGAAAAACAAATTCAAAAAATATATTGGCATTGGTATAGGATGTGTTTTTTCACTGACTTCCTGTGATAGAGGATTTGAAGAAATGAATCAGAACCCAAATGCTTATACACAGGCAGATATCAATTCGATGTTTACTAACAATGAAGTGTTGATGAGAGGATTTCAGTATTCACATTATCAGGCAGATATTCAGTTTGTTAGTTTGGCTATGCAACATTTGGCATCACTTAGAACAAATCAATTTCATGGAGATAAATATCTGTATGAAGATAATACATCAGGTGGTTTTTTTCAGGAATATGAGAACGGAATTAAAGAAATTACACATTTACTATCAGTAATACCTAATACTCCTGAGAATGTTAATAAAATTAGTGCCGCTAGAGTAATTAAAGTGTATATGTTTCATCAAATCACCGATTTATATGGCGATATTCCTTATTCTCAGGCAGGAAAAGGATATCTTGATGGGATTTGGAGTCCGAAGTACGACAGACAGCAAGATATCTATATGGATATGTTGAAAGAGCTTGATGAATCGGCACTTGCTTTTAATGAAAGTAAACCTTTCTATGGTAATGCTGATGTGCTTTATGGCGGTAATGTTACAAATTGGAGGAAATTTACATATTCTTTAATGTTACGTTTAGGAATGCGTATTTCAAAAGCTGATGCTGTAAATGCAGAAAAATATGTTAAAAAAGCAATTGCTGGAGGTGTATTTGCATCAAATAGTGATAACATGGTTTGCTTGCATAAAAGCGGTTCTCAATTTACAGTTAATCCAGTTATTTATAATTTCCTAACGGATGGTACTGTTGATGATCCTCAAAAAGGAGAAAAAATCAGTAAAACATTTATAGATTTGTTAAAAAGCACCCAAGATCCAAGAATGAGAGTGCTTTCGAATATCGTAATTTCAAATAATAATTATGATGTCGATCCGACTCATCAAAAAGGAATGCCAAATGGATATACCGATGAAACAATCAAAACCTATCCAAATTTCACAGGCAAACAAGATTATTCTTTTCCAAATCGTTTGACTATCGCTCGTGAGGATGCTCCGGATATTAGAATAAGTTATGCAGAAACACAATTATTAAAAGCCGAAGCAGCTGTAAGAGGATGGGATTCAGGTAATGCTAAGACTTATTATGACAGTGGAGTTACGGCTGCAATGCAAATGTTAGCTGTATACGGGACTGGAAATGGTAAAGTGCCAATTATTACAAATGCTGAAATTTCAACATATCTATTGGCAAATCCATTCTCAATAGGAACAACAGCTCAAAAGATTCAGCAAATTATTACTCAAAAATGGATTGCGTTTTTCCTATTCAACGGACTTGAAGCTTATGCAGATTATAGAAGAACTGGTTATCCAAATTTAGTACCGGTTAATTATCCGGGAAATGTTTCAAATGGTCAAATTCCGAGACGTTTGATATATAAAGATTCTGAACGTACATTGAACACAGCCAATTATAACGCTGCAGTTGCACAACAGGGACCAGACCTTTTTGTAACTAGAATATGGTGGGATAAATAA
- a CDS encoding M20/M25/M40 family metallo-hydrolase yields MFKKIFFLCALALVVTENSNAQSTFSSEKFMKHDRYLASDKLEGRLAGTKGNNEAAAYIKKHFKKFGLKKFNNDYYQPFKIFIKPNINKMKSDSVNTQNVVGYIEGSDENLKKEFIVIGAHYDHWGWGGKGSGSKKKDTLAIHNGADDNASGVSALLSILEEFQSKKIKTKRSIIFISFSGEEEGLLGSKYFVHHLPVDKNAVKVMINMDMVGRLNDKKELYMGGAGTFPNGVELMKKLGEGSGLNPIVFAGDVGGSDHVTFYKNNISAVGLHTGGHPQYHTPEDDSDLINSQGAVLVCQYIYNALTAIANYEQPLIFINQN; encoded by the coding sequence ATGTTCAAAAAAATCTTTTTTCTCTGTGCCTTAGCTTTGGTAGTTACTGAAAATAGCAATGCACAATCAACATTTTCTTCCGAAAAATTCATGAAACACGACCGTTATTTGGCTTCAGATAAATTGGAAGGTCGTCTTGCCGGAACAAAAGGTAACAACGAAGCTGCAGCTTATATCAAAAAACATTTCAAGAAATTCGGTTTAAAAAAATTCAACAACGATTATTATCAGCCGTTCAAAATTTTTATAAAACCCAATATCAACAAAATGAAATCGGATAGCGTAAATACGCAAAATGTTGTTGGCTATATCGAAGGTTCTGATGAAAACCTGAAAAAGGAATTCATCGTGATTGGTGCGCATTACGATCACTGGGGATGGGGAGGAAAAGGATCCGGAAGCAAGAAAAAAGACACGTTGGCAATCCATAACGGAGCCGATGATAACGCTTCGGGGGTTTCGGCATTGTTGTCTATTTTAGAAGAATTTCAGAGCAAAAAGATTAAAACCAAGAGAAGCATTATTTTCATCTCTTTCAGTGGTGAAGAAGAAGGATTATTGGGTTCAAAATATTTTGTACATCACCTACCAGTTGATAAAAACGCTGTAAAAGTAATGATTAACATGGATATGGTTGGGCGATTGAATGATAAAAAAGAACTCTATATGGGAGGTGCAGGAACTTTTCCTAACGGTGTTGAGTTGATGAAAAAATTAGGTGAAGGCAGCGGATTGAATCCGATTGTGTTTGCTGGAGATGTGGGAGGTTCTGACCACGTTACATTTTATAAAAATAACATATCGGCTGTTGGATTACACACTGGCGGACATCCGCAATACCACACACCCGAAGACGATTCTGATTTGATAAACAGCCAAGGAGCAGTTTTGGTTTGCCAATATATTTACAATGCTTTGACTGCTATTGCTAACTATGAACAACCGTTAATTTTTATCAATCAAAATTAA